The genome window CGGTTAGGAAATCTCTGGTGGTAGAATAAGTGAAAAACAAGCGGAGCAGTAAGAACGAAAATTCAACGGTCGTTtgttcgttcggtcacaacgTTGGTCTGAAATAGttgtcatttttcaaaattctactGACGTGTCATGCAGGAATTATAAATAGCTGATAGAAAATGAGTTCGATTGGTGAAATTCGTTCGAGGTCTGATACCATCAAACAACTGATtggaataaatttaatttttcattctcataaaatgattaaaaattcacgaaattgggTCAAcgcatttttcaatcgaacgcTTTGCAGGAGtcaaaaaaaactcgatgacTTTTttgggaagaaaaatattgaggagCAATGTACGGCGGAAGGTTTGGAGGAATTGCACGAAGCTTTTGTGGTAAAATTTCCGACTGATGAGATCATTTTGACGAGGATTTTTTGGTTATCTCAACTCTcgtgacgttttttttatttgaggcTTCGGAAAATGAACGCATGGATGAACCTCAGTTGCAAAaagcgtttgaaaaaattttgaacatcCGTCTGGAGCCTGACGAAATGCACACTTTGTTCACCAAGGTAAAATGAATTAAAGTACaccaaaaaaatgaagaaatttgtCGAATTCTCATTTCACTCTCTACCTTAAAGTTGACAAATGAATAAGAAGTTGACAAATGAATTTGTCAACTTCTTATTAATTCTTacttaataaaatttgataaatgattgttggacaatatttatttaacatcTACGAGACTTCAGATGAATTCCAGACGAAATGGTTTCGTTACTTGGGACGAATTTGTCTCCCACATTCTCTTGGAGTTTCAAGACAAAGATATAAGCTGGCAATGGCAAACTTTGGAGCCTCCTCTGAGCGGATTGCCGGTCATTCTGAAAACTCGTCACCGTTCTCCAATAACGAGGATTCTGTTCTGTCCGGAAATTCTTCCGGTACAAAAATGAGTAATTGCATCACTCAAGGACAGGGACGAAAGATTTcgacgaaaatgattttttttctttcctgtaAGAATCATTTTTGCTCTTTGTTCGACCGATTTCTTTAGTAGGACAGAACGTCGAATTTTCGTCAAGGATATTACATGACTGCCAGCAACGACGGAGTTATAAATTACTGGTCGATGGATCTGGAATATGAGCGGAGTGTACAATCGgttaatcgtaaataattaaaCACCTTTAACATTAAttctatacattttttatctctcagaaaaataaaagcttaAAAGTCCGAATACTGGATGAGAAATCGCTCAATCTGGGGCCGAGGGTGacagaatattattttttcttgtcgCAGCATTCCAGAAAGTCCAGCCAACCCTCGTCACAGATTTGATCGCTATGCCCGATGTCCAAATTGTCTGCACGAGTTCGACTGAACGGGATTTACGATTTTACGATACTGGAGCCAAGAAATTCGAGTTAAGAGTGATGGTAAAAAATCGAAgcggtgaaaaatatttgaagctCGATCCGcgacaatttttgttttaaattaTCCTGGAGAGTCAGTTTTCATCAAAAggtcgaaaaaagttttcatattttttgaataaatactgaaaaatgaagaaatcgtCGAACTTTGAGTTTGTAAAAAGTAAATTCTTACGAAAGGTGAAgccaaaaagatgaaaattcttaatttGTGCAAAATTCTTAGATATCGAGACTGGAAAACGCTGTCGTTTGTATGGGCTACCATTTCAGTGTCGACGTGAGAGACAATTCGTACATACTTCTCGGGGATACGAGTGGATCTGTGATTATTTTGTCCTTCAACTCGCTCGAAAAAGGGCCATTCAAGCATGTTCCTGGTCAAGATTTCGTTCATCATCGTTACGAGGCAGTTCTCAgagtaaataaaatttcagtgGCTTCGTAATTCTTGTTCAAATCGCCCCCTGAAGAAAGTTgtcgaattgaaaaatctggatTTTGggagatttttataaaatgttttttcctttcctgGTTCTCGTTAAAAGTCAAACCCTCCACCCGATCCAGAGGTGATTAGAAAAGTACTCGTTAATTTTCCAGGGTGATGTGAACGGTTTGAAGGTCACAGAATTCAAGCACGTTCACACGAATTGGTTGAGCCAAGTCTCGTACTCGTTGAGCCTCCGAGCTTTCATCTCCTGCAGTCGATGCAGCAAATGTTCTCTCCTCGTGAGCGATCCAACGGGTACGAAAATGCAGTACAAATTTGTCGTTGAAAAGGGAATTTCGTGTTTCACCTTTTGCGAAGGTTCGATATGAATCGTTGGAAAATCTGAGGATCGTCAATCGTAAACctgatgaaaaatgtttgactTTTCCCAAAGAGACTCAATTGTTGTTGACCGGGGGTCCCGATTGTACCATTCGCATGTGGAATCCTTTCGTAACGCAAAAACCGAGCATGATCCTTCGTGGTCATCATTCCACTATTTGTGCAATCGTCCTTCAAAATTCGGGCAAGAGACTTTACACCGTTGCCAAAGATCGGTGCATCAAAGTTTGGGACGTCGGCGCACAAGCGTGCATCCAAGTATGTTGTTTGTTCTGCCTCTACGCTTTTCAGTCGCTCCAAAATCTTCAATTTCCTTTTCCTGATGGATTTCAAGAACATTGGTTTTAAACCCATTTTTAGATTGTTGATAAATTTCATGATTTCTGAAACAAAATCTTTTCCCGttatgatgaaaatatttttagactTACAACGGTTTGCCGAGTGAACTCGGCGAACACACCGAATTGTCAATAGTTTACAACGACGTAACGCACAAAATGATAATAGCGAGCATGATCATCACTGTAATCATTTGCGAGAGAGTTATCAATCGAGATGCCACTGATGGCTTCACGCACAGTCAGCCAGTTTCACGCGTTCTCTACAATTCCTTGTTCAGAGTGGTTCGTACTCATTGCAGTTGATCCTTACAAAGAAAAGTGAATTATCGAGAAATGGTATCATTTAAGATGCCAATTAAATCACGATTAATTCGCAGATTGTATCGGTGGGCCTGGACTCGTGTATAATCGTCTGGGACCCTTGGCTCGGCCGACGTTTGTATCTCGTTACAAAAGCCCACAGCCAATTACACTTCGGTCAAACAATTGGAATCGAAATAACAGCCGCCTGCTTCGATACTACGGAGCAGTTGCTTCTGACGGGCGCCAGAGACGGATCTCTGAAGTTGTGGAATTTCAACACCGGAACTTGCCTGAGAACAATGtcgatcgaagaaaattgGTAGAGAAAATTTCGCTAAAATGGAGGGCGAACAATTTTTGTCGagttaaatcatttttttccaaccagCGAAATAACGAGCGTTGTATGGCTGAAAAACCGCATTTTGTGTGCCGGCTGGAATCGCCGGGTCACCGAATTTGCAGATTCGGAGAAGGGAATCCACAAAAAAAGCTGGGAAATTCGACACTCAGAGTACATTTTTTGTGCTTCGGTCAGATACCCACAAGCACTGGCTACAGCCTCGTACAACGGTGAGATGGTTCTTTGGCGTCTGGAAACCGGGCAGCCTTACAGGAGATATCAAGTCAGCGATCCAACGAGACGGTGATTATCTTCGCTTTCCATTGTACTGTGAAAACGAAATCTGAGAACAGAAACGATaacataaaatgaattttatacattttttcaaattttaacccAGTTACAAAATATTGTACAAAAAAGAGCCAAAATTCGAAGCACCGTCGCCAAAaagtatgagaaaaaaatactcaaGAAAGCACGTTACGAGCAAAACGAGCGGTCCATCATCCTCGACGATACTGCATAACGAAGAGTCACCGCTCGAGAAAACAGCCTTGGGAATTACGAGAACAGTCCCCGTGAGGTCGATCATATTTTTGGCGTCTCGTGAATTGAATCCGGAAACCGGAAGCCTCTTGGTGTCCTTGGAATCCGGTTTGATTCAAGTTTGGACTCATCATACGGCTGCTGGATTCTTAACGGCTTTCTCGGCCATCCATACGAGCGGCGATTACGCTATGTCGTTGGCAACTGATTCggagaatgaatttctcataaCCGGTATGCGCCGTTTGGATCCAAAATTCTCGAGACTGAAGACCGCGTTCTGGAAAGCTCTGAAATTTTCCCAAAAGATGTTTTACTTTCGGATTCGtggttttcaaaaaattgatttaattaaaaatcgaGATAATTAGAAGTTtgacaaaaattcgtttttttttctacaattcCTTTACTCAGGTCACGCTGCTGGTTACATCAAAGTATGGCTCCTCACAAATTACGTTTTACCAAATCCACCAAAAGTGTCAATTCCTCAGTTGCGCTTGGAATTTCCGTTTATGTGGAAGGATCGAATATTGGGACGTGCTAAACGCGCCATAAGAGATCAACGACTGCCCCTTTTGCTATCCTCGATAAAAGGTCACACGAAACCCATCAATTCTATAGATTTTGTTCCTGCTGCTCGAATCGTTGTCAGGTTTGAACTTtatccaaaaactacgaaattgTCAATTAcaccaaattttaaaattcgacTTCACTTCATTGTAAAATCATTTTATCGATGGTACATATTggcaaagttgaaaaattataaaaaatatattgttacACAATAATGTTGAGAGAATATTTGTTTCGTTATTGAAATCTGGTCCACTCAGCATCAGGAAGATCGGCTGATgtcgattataatttttttctccatttcatTTGTACGTTCCTTATTTTTGACAAAAGTGGTAGCGATGACCATACAGTTCGGTTATGGACGTTGAATGGTCGATACATATCGACTCTCGGAACCTTCATTCCTTGGGCGACGATATTGCCCGACATTCCAGCGAGCACGTATTTCAAAAAGTATCGCATCCCTCCTGATATAAAACGAATAGGAAGTTCAACAACGATGAAAGTACGATGAGTTTTGGTtcgagtaaaaaatgaaatacgaGAGTATTCCATGTCTCAATGAGTGTAAAACGACTTGAGGTTTGGTTTTTCCTCAGGTTTTGCGAGGTGGTGCGACCGAAGAAATAATTGAGGGTTTGAGTGAGGATCCCGTctcgaaaatcgaaataaCGGAGAACGAGCGGAATCTTTTGTACGGTAAACCATTCGAGGTGAAAACTATCGGCCAGTATTACGATTTGcaagaaacgaaaatttacGAGGAAACTCCGATTCTCGACAGTTCCCTTGCATACGTGagtattcgaatatttttggcctcgaaacttcaaaaattgCAAATCTCTTCAACGTTGCAATATAATcaaggaaaaatttgatttttcgaaaaaattatgtCGTTTTTCGATTAGATACCAGTTTACGCTCATTTGACGCTTCACGATTTGAACGCCATCGAACTACCAACGAAACCGACCATTCTGAGGAAACAACCGATTCGAACTTTAATGACGTGAGTAGaaataattcgataaaattctcATATGAAAATGCTGACATTTTTTTGGTCATTCTTTTCGAGTATGCGAATTGTGGCCAAATTCGTGGTCGTCCATTCGATTTAAATGTCTTCACGGAGCACCATTCGAAAATCTCtgaaataaaagataaaaaaacgtgaattcatcaaaatcgGAGTATGAAAACGGCTGGGGATGGAATATTTGTATCGATATATTCAAGGCACTTTTATTACATCATAGTGCTGTCTCCAACACTTTGATTACATAGCTCGgtaaaaaagtatgaaaaaaaaaatataaatacagTTAACAATAATGTGACGCTTTTATGGAATCCAGGGCGGTGTCAAAGTTCAAGAAACCCATAACGTCCtcgaacgagaaaaatgttACTGGCAGTTCGGAGAAAAATGTAATGTCGATCGGTCTACGCTCACTGCACGACGtacatgaataaaaattcatttctgtcTACGAAATTTATTCGGTATAGCCTTAAAATACATTGATTTTTAACAAAGTTCAtgggttataaaaaaaaggttggattGAGTTTATCTCTTGTGAACATACTTCTCAAAGAATTTATCGGTAActtcgagaagaagaaaaaaaaattccattgattttcggaaaagtaaccAAACTACATAATTACCAATTTATCCTTGTAACCGGAAACGTATTGTAAAATTATTGTCACATATCTCGAAAAACCACGTTGTAACGTGTTTTACGATACCgaacaacaaaaaacaaaatcatagTGTCAATAATTGGTCTTACGATCCCAATTATgcttgaaaatacaaaattgagCGTTTTTTTTGTTGGTTTTCAACGCATCCCAGTGCGAATCTTTGCGTcttgtacaataaaaaaatcctaTTTTATGAAGAACGTGCACGAGACTCGTGAGCGAAATTCAACTTTTTGACTgtcattatcattttttcaatatatatatattgttctTGATAATtgtgaagaaagaaaagaacggCTCACAGAAACTTCAGTGGACAATCATTCATTGTTCATCATCGAATAACGAGGTGGCGTTTTCCAAATCGCGCTCGAGGTTCGCTGCAAACGCTCTTTCTTTATACCCTTGAACAACTGCGTGAGGTCCGGAGTACATCTCTTCGCACCGAAAAATGTTAATACTGATTTCATCGGTATATACTGCTGGATTCCCAATTGAGTCGCTCTTACACCTTCTGAAATGTATCAATAAAATGATGAGCCAATGagaatttattcgattttccTAAGAATGATCGAATTTGTGctctttttttctacaaagAATTacgaattcatgaaaaaaaaatttggaaagtctAACCTTGGGCCCAGTACGGAATCACGTGCTTGGGTCTCGACTCGTCGTCAGACTCATCATCGGGATTATCACTATCCAAAATATAACTCGTTGGATCCTGTTGAGCTTGTCTCATCTGAAATCATGAATCAATACAAATTAATTTCTCTCAATAGAGTAGACTCAAACTTAATTTTAGtcgagaaaatagaaaattttattatttgccTTTGCGAGGTATTGAGCTTTCAGTCTGGCAGCTTCAGCGGCTGCGGCGTGTTGATTCCTCAATTCCGCGATCCTACGCTTCTCAGCTTCTTGTTCCCGGCGTTTTTGTTCAGCAAGCTGCCGCTCCGCTTCTTCTTGCTCTTGTAAACGTAAAAATCTCAATTGTTCCTCTTGGCGCCgcctttcctctttttcctaaagaatttttcgattgagaaaattcgaatttcaaaaatatattacacattttaatgtaatgtttGATTATTGTGAAAAAGTACGGTAAAGCCAACTCTCAATAAGGATTTAAAAAAGTCTTAAAAAACGTAACTATTTTAAGTTATCCAACGAACCTGTGCACGCTGTAACTGTACAAGTCTCTTTCTTTCGAGCTCTTCTCGCTGTTTTTCTTGCAAAATGAGAGCAGCTTTTGCCTTctcctctcgttctctttcctGCTTCAATCTCTTTTCCAGTTCGAGTTTTTCTTTCGCTTCTCTagccaatttatttttcaattctttctcTTCGCGTTTTCTACAAGAGAATATGGAAATAAAAAGGCAAAATTAATTGCATCGAGCGATATTTAATCTCGTAATCGATCGCTATTTCGTAGCTCTTTCTCTACAaaccttttcttttcttcagtCAAAGCCTTCAGtgtttcttctcttttccgTTTAACGTCTTCGTCATTAactcttcttctcttttccgCCAAATTATCATTCGAGCTGGATTTAGTGAGTGTTTTCGGAGGCTGCATAAAGCTATCCACTGACGTTATATTGGATTTCACCGCGCTCATCGGTTTGTTCGGCTAAAAGTGGAGAACCGTTTTTTATACATTTCGAGAGTTGAAGTTTAACGAGCGAAGTAACGATAGCATCGAATtgctaaaaataatgaattagtTGGTTCATGTCTCACGATTATGTGGGAATCTGATGGCGTGTGTGGAATGCGACTCACGGACATTGGCATTTGCAATCGACTCTTGCCAATCGGTGTTGTTCTTTGCTGCTGTTTCAGAGCGTACTTTTCACTCATAGCCAATAACCTACTGGTTTTCTGTGCAGAATTTTGGATATTATTCTAGAATATgcaagaagaaagaagagtTTGCATAGTGAATATTAAAGCGATCGTATGTTAATAACAAGAACAAGCTTAGGTGAAAATCGTTAGAAAATAATTCACGaaacaaaaacattgaagTTAAAGCCAGGACAATCTGCATTAATTGATCATTAGAAAGCAGGCAAAGCTTCGAGCTTCAAATCAAGCATTGaggaaagtttgaaaaaagaagaaaaataatgtattcgGGAGACTTGGAGTTTTTACCTCTTTGCtctcttcgttttcttttcgctCTTTCATTTTAGCGATTTCTTTAGCTCtcgaaagagattttctcGCAGCTTTTTGAGCGACAGTTAGTCCCGTTTGTGTGAACAGTGTTTCAGAAGCTGCAGCAGCTAAAGCACGCGTTTTTGTTCTCGTAAGTCTCGCTGGTGCATCGATTTCTACTGTTTTTGGGCTATTCAAGCCAGCTTGTTCGAAAGCTTCAACGCGCTTCTTCACAGATTCTTTTGAATACGGACTGAACAAGGCGTTTGCTTTATAAGAATTTTTCGGTGGTTTGAGATTGTTGGCATCGCGTAATACAGTCTTTGGCCGCGGTGGTGTTGCTGATACTTCGTAAACGTCATCGTCGTCGGTAATTAAACTCGAACGCGTAAATCGTTTAGTTTCTTTGACTGGTACcttatttcgaaattcaaaaatcaatataaatatttatgaacatgaaaattgaaatcttAAATATAGTTTTTCGACTGGTTTTGAAGgcaagagaatgaaatttgaaagctTTCAGAAGCTCAAACAACAAGCAAAGGGAAACGATAAAAACCTTGTTCTTAGGCTCGTTTGCCTtcttattctttttatcttctttttcCGGTGATGATTCATCTTCAGTTATGAGAGCATCAAACTCTGGATTGGCAAAAGTTTCCTTAAAAGTTTGCATTTTTGTGGGCAGATGCATTTTCGATTGCAGAACCGTTGTGGCACGAGGGGATTGAGGAATCGTATTTTCGACGATGGGCTGTTCTTTGTTGACCAGAGTTTTATCAGCATTAAAGCTACTACGGGTCGTTTTTTTAAGAGTCACTGTCTCATTCATT of Venturia canescens isolate UGA chromosome 6, ASM1945775v1, whole genome shotgun sequence contains these proteins:
- the WDY gene encoding WD repeat-containing protein on Y chromosome; protein product: MSSIGEIRSRSDTIKQLIGINLIFHSHKMIKNSRNWVNAFFNRTLCRSQKKLDDFFGKKNIEEQCTAEGLEELHEAFVASENERMDEPQLQKAFEKILNIRLEPDEMHTLFTKMNSRRNGFVTWDEFVSHILLEFQDKDISWQWQTLEPPLSGLPVILKTRHRSPITRILFCPEILPDRTSNFRQGYYMTASNDGVINYWSMDLEYERSVQSVNPFQKVQPTLVTDLIAMPDVQIVCTSSTERDLRFYDTGAKKFELRVMISRLENAVVCMGYHFSVDVRDNSYILLGDTSGSVIILSFNSLEKGPFKHVPGQDFVHHRYEAVLRGDVNGLKVTEFKHVHTNWLSQVSYSLSLRAFISCSRCSKCSLLVSDPTGTKMQYKFVVEKGISCFTFCEETQLLLTGGPDCTIRMWNPFVTQKPSMILRGHHSTICAIVLQNSGKRLYTVAKDRCIKVWDVGAQACIQTYNGLPSELGEHTELSIVYNDVTHKMIIASMIITVIICERVINRDATDGFTHSQPVSRVLYNSLFRVIVSVGLDSCIIVWDPWLGRRLYLVTKAHSQLHFGQTIGIEITAACFDTTEQLLLTGARDGSLKLWNFNTGTCLRTMSIEENCEITSVVWLKNRILCAGWNRRVTEFADSEKGIHKKSWEIRHSEYIFCASVRYPQALATASYNGEMVLWRLETGQPYRRYQVSDPTRRYKILYKKEPKFEAPSPKSMRKKYSRKHVTSKTSGPSSSTILHNEESPLEKTALGITRTVPVRSIIFLASRELNPETGSLLVSLESGLIQVWTHHTAAGFLTAFSAIHTSGDYAMSLATDSENEFLITGHAAGYIKVWLLTNYVLPNPPKVSIPQLRLEFPFMWKDRILGRAKRAIRDQRLPLLLSSIKGHTKPINSIDFVPAARIVVSGSDDHTVRLWTLNGRYISTLGTFIPWATILPDIPASTYFKKYRIPPDIKRIGSSTTMKVLRGGATEEIIEGLSEDPVSKIEITENERNLLYGKPFEVKTIGQYYDLQETKIYEETPILDSSLAYIPVYAHLTLHDLNAIELPTKPTILRKQPIRTLMTAVSKFKKPITSSNEKNVTGSSEKNVMSIGLRSLHDVHE
- the Incenp gene encoding inner centromere protein A isoform X2, translated to MNGWTKEVTLNIIQNKITSIRDNYDEFVKAASAIEKESLEFLEGLIEQIPNAISGPLIPKTPKVPKKRELKRIQTIPEDDIVRNLPKTSETLAENSRTSELVFDDAPPPRIRRAASQKAAQKIKDQEALGVGSKLRRPSSIEDSTISQPKGHLSRVKRTKSVLDTSDEEDTKRPVKLSKIKSKSQDNSEETKELDSSQLELDRTINHESQNKKEIPTRETSVRVSRNKRQREKSQESSTRQNNSGSGKTWQEPAAKKANIDESCAPETDVTMDASLYEDAIGKSIPMNSTMNPNTTVTIDRKIMDVTVVLDHIKMPRQMNETVTLKKTTRSSFNADKTLVNKEQPIVENTIPQSPRATTVLQSKMHLPTKMQTFKETFANPEFDALITEDESSPEKEDKKNKKANEPKNKVPVKETKRFTRSSLITDDDDVYEVSATPPRPKTVLRDANNLKPPKNSYKANALFSPYSKESVKKRVEAFEQAGLNSPKTVEIDAPARLTRTKTRALAAAASETLFTQTGLTVAQKAARKSLSRAKEIAKMKERKENEESKEKTSRLLAMSEKYALKQQQRTTPIGKSRLQMPMSVSRIPHTPSDSHIIPNKPMSAVKSNITSVDSFMQPPKTLTKSSSNDNLAEKRRRVNDEDVKRKREETLKALTEEKKRKREEKELKNKLAREAKEKLELEKRLKQEREREEKAKAALILQEKQREELERKRLVQLQRAQEKEERRRQEEQLRFLRLQEQEEAERQLAEQKRREQEAEKRRIAELRNQHAAAAEAARLKAQYLAKMRQAQQDPTSYILDSDNPDDESDDESRPKHVIPYWAQEGVRATQLGIQQYIPMKSVLTFFGAKRCTPDLTQLFKGIKKERLQRTSSAIWKTPPRYSMMNNE
- the Incenp gene encoding inner centromere protein A isoform X1 — protein: MNGWTKEVTLNIIQNKITSIRDNYDEFVKAASAIEKESLEFLEGLIEQIPNAISGPLIPKTPKVPKKRELKRIQTIPEDDIVRNLPKTSETLAENSRTSELVFDDAPPPRIRRAASQKAAQKIKDQEALGVGSKLRRPSSIEDSTISQPKGHLSRVKRTKSVLDTSDEEDTKRPVKLSKIKSKSQDNSEETKELDSSQLELDRTINHESQNKKEIPTRETSVRVSRNKRQREKSQESSTRQNNSGSGKTWQEPAAKKANIDESCAPETDVTMDASLYEDAIGKSIPMNSTMNPNTTVTIDRKIMDVTVVLDHIKMPRQMNETVTLKKTTRSSFNADKTLVNKEQPIVENTIPQSPRATTVLQSKMHLPTKMQTFKETFANPEFDALITEDESSPEKEDKKNKKANEPKNKVPVKETKRFTRSSLITDDDDVYEVSATPPRPKTVLRDANNLKPPKNSYKANALFSPYSKESVKKRVEAFEQAGLNSPKTVEIDAPARLTRTKTRALAAAASETLFTQTGLTVAQKAARKSLSRAKEIAKMKERKENEESKENNIQNSAQKTSRLLAMSEKYALKQQQRTTPIGKSRLQMPMSVSRIPHTPSDSHIIPNKPMSAVKSNITSVDSFMQPPKTLTKSSSNDNLAEKRRRVNDEDVKRKREETLKALTEEKKRKREEKELKNKLAREAKEKLELEKRLKQEREREEKAKAALILQEKQREELERKRLVQLQRAQEKEERRRQEEQLRFLRLQEQEEAERQLAEQKRREQEAEKRRIAELRNQHAAAAEAARLKAQYLAKMRQAQQDPTSYILDSDNPDDESDDESRPKHVIPYWAQEGVRATQLGIQQYIPMKSVLTFFGAKRCTPDLTQLFKGIKKERLQRTSSAIWKTPPRYSMMNNE